One part of the Alistipes onderdonkii genome encodes these proteins:
- a CDS encoding N-6 DNA methylase, translated as MAFNRKQKLRDNIEAIRTAFILDRENRTATTEERAILQRYCGFGGLKCILNPAKELTDAVRWAKSDLELFAPTVELHRLIRENSKDETEYKRFVDSLKASVLTAFYTPKEITDTIADVLADYSVRPARMLEPSAGVGVFVDSMLRHSPNADVMAFEKDLLTGTILRHLYPDQKMRTCGFEKIERPFNNYFDLAVSNIPFGDIAVFDAEFQRSDSFGRRSAQKTIHNYFFLKGLDAVRDGGIVAFITSQGVLNSTKTSVRNELFSQANLVSAIRLPNNLFTDNAGTEVGSDLIVLQKNLSKKEMSQDERLMTVIQTDTKTALTDNAYFIHHPERIVHTMAKLDTDPYGKPAMVYLHEGKAAGIAGDLRRMLDEDFHYRLAMRLYSGSIRQAGTEEKVAVQNKVERPAIKLETVSSAQTVETPTEKPQPADEKPEIEPRPQYSAGVQLTLLDLWGMTEEVSQPKTSKKKKTVKKAVTAKSTPPKPKVTVTPTAPTAKPAMENKEVKAENTAKPADPDDIYATLDWDTNPPINGSYEMMMGLTPERRKELRELARQHNEKQVAEKTEVKAVPETSREQPRQEETQPEAVAAPAVTDTPSEAVGTFLFPDIEAEKPKEEVVDLSPRAYHRTPEMHLREGSLVADRGRHNIGYLKDITPYGATFQPLDLKGYQKEKALLYVSLRDAYERLYRYESLRREANVPWREHLNTCYDEFVMRYGNLNAKQNVKLVMMDAGGRDILSLERMENGKFVKADIFEHPVSFAVESHANVGSPEEALSASLNKYGTVNLDYMREITDSTAEDLLTALQGRIYYNPLVTGYEIKDRFIAGNVIEKAERIEAWMGDNPENERMPEVKQALEALKDAEPQRIAFEDLDFNFGERWIPTGVYAAYMSRLFDTEVKIAYSASMDEFSVVCGYRTMKITDEFLVKGYYRNYDGMHLLKHALHNTCPDMMKSIGKDEHGNDIKMRDSEGIQLANAKIDEIRNGFSEWLEEQSPQFKERLVTMYNRKFNCFVRPRYDGSHQTFPDLNLKGLASRGIKSVYPSQMDCVWMLKQNGGGICDHEVGTGKTLIMCIAAHEMKRLNLAHKPMIIGLKANVAEIAATYQAAYPNARILYASEKDFSTANRVRFFNNIKNNDYDCVIMSHDQFGKIPQSPELQQRILQAELDTVEENLEVLRQQGKNVSRAMLKGLEKRKHNLEAKLEKVEHAIKSRTDDVVDFKQMGIDHIFIDESHQFKNLTFNTRHDRVAGLGNSEGSQKALNMLFAIRTIQERTGKDLGATFLSGTTISNSLTELYLLFKYLRPKELERQDIRCFDAWAAIFAKKTTDFEFNVTNNVVQKERFRYFIKVPELAAFYNEITDYRTAEDVGVDRPAKNEILHHIPPTPEQEDFIQKLMQFAKTGDATLLGRLPLSETEEKAKMLIATDYARKMALDMRMIDPNYEDHPDNKASHCAKMIAEYYQKYDAQKGTQFVFSDLGTYQPGDGWNVYSEIKRKLTEDYGIPPSEVRFIQECKTDKARKAVIDAMNAGTVRVLFGSTSMLGTGVNAQKRCVAIHHLDTPWRPSDLQQRDGRGVRAGNEIAKHFAGNNVDVIIYAVEKSLDSYKFNLLHCKQTFISQLKSGAMGARTIDEGAMDEKSGMNFSEYMALLSGNTDLLDKAKLEKRIASLEGERKSFNKGKRDSEFKLESKTGELRNNTAFIDAMTEDWNRFLSVVQTDKEGNRLNIIKVDGVDSADEKVIGKRLQEIAKNATTGGLYTQVGELYGFPIKVVSERILKEGLEFTDNRFVVEGNYKYTYNNGHLAMADPLAAARNFLNAMERIPSIIDQYKAKNEVLEMEIPQLQEIAGKVWKKEDELKQLKSELAALDRKIQLELAPPTPEVAEKENEGQQLKPEAEDVRNRQAQYPENAPPQIRSPADSIVANHVIIGRPGLYAKEETRSKGLKI; from the coding sequence ATGGCGTTTAACCGCAAACAGAAACTGCGGGACAACATCGAGGCGATACGGACGGCATTCATCCTTGACAGGGAAAATAGGACAGCGACAACCGAAGAGCGTGCCATACTTCAAAGGTACTGCGGTTTCGGCGGTCTGAAATGTATCCTCAACCCTGCAAAGGAACTGACGGATGCCGTCCGGTGGGCGAAATCCGACCTCGAACTGTTCGCCCCGACGGTGGAGCTGCACAGGCTTATCCGTGAGAACAGCAAGGACGAAACAGAGTACAAGCGGTTTGTGGATTCGCTGAAAGCGTCCGTGCTGACCGCTTTCTACACCCCCAAAGAGATAACCGACACCATCGCGGACGTGCTGGCAGATTACAGCGTCCGCCCCGCCCGTATGCTCGAACCGTCGGCAGGTGTCGGCGTGTTCGTGGATTCCATGCTGCGGCACAGCCCCAATGCGGATGTGATGGCTTTCGAGAAGGATCTGCTCACGGGTACAATCTTGAGGCATCTCTATCCCGACCAGAAAATGCGCACCTGCGGTTTTGAGAAAATCGAAAGACCGTTCAACAATTATTTCGACTTGGCGGTGTCCAACATTCCGTTCGGTGACATTGCCGTGTTCGACGCGGAGTTTCAGCGGAGCGACTCTTTCGGCAGACGCTCCGCCCAGAAAACCATCCACAACTATTTCTTTCTCAAAGGACTGGATGCCGTGCGTGACGGCGGTATCGTGGCGTTCATCACCTCGCAAGGGGTATTGAATAGCACCAAGACCTCCGTGCGTAACGAGCTGTTCAGTCAGGCCAATCTGGTATCCGCGATACGCCTGCCCAACAACCTGTTCACGGACAACGCGGGCACGGAGGTGGGCAGTGACCTGATTGTCCTGCAAAAGAACCTCAGCAAGAAGGAAATGTCGCAGGACGAGCGGCTGATGACCGTGATACAGACGGACACGAAAACCGCCCTGACCGACAACGCCTATTTCATCCACCACCCGGAACGCATCGTGCATACGATGGCGAAACTTGACACAGACCCCTACGGGAAGCCCGCTATGGTTTATCTGCACGAGGGCAAGGCAGCAGGCATCGCCGGGGATTTGCGCCGTATGCTCGACGAGGATTTCCATTACAGGCTTGCCATGCGCTTGTATTCGGGTTCAATCCGGCAGGCAGGAACGGAAGAAAAAGTTGCCGTTCAAAATAAAGTAGAGCGTCCTGCCATAAAATTGGAAACAGTATCCTCGGCGCAGACGGTGGAAACTCCGACAGAAAAGCCGCAACCCGCAGATGAAAAGCCGGAGATAGAACCGCGCCCGCAATATTCCGCAGGCGTGCAGCTCACCCTGCTTGACCTCTGGGGGATGACGGAAGAGGTCAGCCAACCGAAAACCTCCAAAAAGAAAAAGACGGTGAAAAAGGCAGTTACGGCAAAGTCCACTCCGCCCAAACCGAAAGTCACGGTTACACCGACAGCTCCAACTGCAAAACCCGCAATGGAGAATAAGGAGGTGAAAGCGGAGAACACCGCCAAGCCTGCCGACCCGGACGACATCTATGCCACACTGGACTGGGATACCAATCCTCCCATCAACGGTTCCTATGAAATGATGATGGGTTTGACGCCGGAGCGTAGGAAAGAACTTCGGGAACTGGCAAGGCAGCATAACGAGAAACAAGTGGCGGAAAAGACGGAAGTGAAAGCCGTGCCGGAAACTTCCCGTGAGCAGCCACGACAGGAGGAAACACAGCCGGAGGCAGTCGCCGCACCTGCCGTTACAGATACCCCATCGGAAGCGGTGGGGACTTTCCTTTTCCCCGACATCGAAGCGGAAAAGCCGAAGGAGGAAGTCGTGGACCTTTCTCCGCGTGCCTACCACCGCACGCCGGAGATGCACCTGCGCGAAGGGTCGCTGGTGGCTGACCGGGGGCGTCATAACATCGGCTACCTGAAAGACATCACGCCATACGGGGCGACATTCCAGCCGCTCGACCTGAAAGGATACCAGAAGGAAAAGGCGTTGTTGTATGTGTCGCTGCGTGACGCCTACGAGCGTCTGTACCGTTATGAATCGCTCCGGCGCGAGGCAAATGTTCCGTGGCGAGAGCATCTGAATACCTGTTACGATGAGTTTGTCATGCGCTACGGCAACCTCAACGCCAAGCAGAACGTGAAGTTAGTGATGATGGATGCGGGCGGGCGCGACATCCTTTCGCTGGAACGGATGGAAAACGGAAAGTTCGTCAAGGCGGACATCTTCGAGCATCCTGTTTCCTTCGCGGTGGAGAGCCATGCCAACGTAGGCTCTCCCGAAGAAGCCCTGTCTGCGTCGCTCAACAAATATGGTACGGTCAATCTCGACTATATGCGGGAGATAACCGACAGCACGGCGGAGGATTTGCTCACTGCCCTGCAAGGGCGCATCTACTACAATCCGCTCGTGACCGGTTACGAAATCAAAGACCGTTTCATCGCCGGAAATGTCATAGAGAAAGCGGAACGCATAGAGGCATGGATGGGTGACAATCCCGAAAATGAGCGTATGCCGGAGGTGAAGCAGGCGTTGGAGGCTCTGAAAGATGCCGAGCCGCAGCGCATCGCCTTCGAGGATCTGGACTTCAATTTCGGGGAACGCTGGATTCCGACGGGTGTCTATGCCGCCTACATGAGCCGGCTGTTCGACACGGAGGTGAAAATCGCCTATTCCGCAAGCATGGACGAGTTTTCGGTGGTGTGCGGCTACCGCACCATGAAAATCACGGACGAGTTTCTGGTGAAGGGGTATTACCGGAACTATGACGGTATGCACCTCCTAAAACACGCCCTGCACAACACCTGCCCTGACATGATGAAGTCCATCGGCAAGGACGAGCATGGCAACGACATCAAGATGCGCGACAGCGAGGGAATACAACTCGCCAACGCCAAGATTGACGAGATACGAAACGGCTTCTCCGAATGGCTCGAAGAGCAGTCGCCGCAGTTCAAGGAGCGGCTTGTGACGATGTATAACCGCAAGTTCAACTGTTTCGTGCGCCCGCGCTACGACGGCTCCCATCAGACCTTTCCCGACCTCAACCTGAAAGGGCTGGCAAGCCGGGGTATCAAGAGCGTCTATCCCTCACAGATGGATTGCGTCTGGATGTTGAAACAGAACGGCGGCGGAATTTGCGACCACGAGGTGGGAACCGGTAAGACGCTGATAATGTGCATCGCCGCGCATGAGATGAAGCGTCTGAATTTGGCACACAAGCCGATGATTATCGGGCTGAAAGCCAACGTTGCGGAGATTGCAGCCACCTATCAGGCGGCATATCCCAACGCACGTATTCTGTACGCTTCGGAGAAGGACTTTTCGACCGCCAACCGTGTGCGCTTCTTCAATAATATAAAGAACAACGACTACGATTGCGTCATCATGTCGCACGACCAGTTCGGCAAGATACCGCAGTCGCCGGAATTGCAGCAGCGCATCCTGCAAGCAGAGCTTGACACGGTGGAGGAAAACCTCGAAGTGCTACGGCAGCAGGGAAAGAACGTGTCGCGGGCGATGCTGAAAGGATTGGAGAAGCGCAAGCACAACCTTGAAGCGAAGCTGGAGAAGGTGGAACACGCCATAAAGTCACGCACGGACGACGTGGTGGATTTCAAGCAGATGGGCATCGACCACATCTTCATAGATGAGAGCCACCAGTTCAAGAATCTGACTTTCAACACGCGCCACGACCGTGTGGCGGGATTGGGAAACAGCGAGGGAAGCCAGAAGGCACTTAACATGCTCTTTGCCATACGCACCATACAGGAGCGCACAGGAAAAGACTTGGGTGCGACCTTCCTCTCCGGCACGACTATCAGCAACTCACTGACTGAATTGTACCTGCTGTTCAAGTACCTGCGCCCGAAGGAGCTGGAACGGCAGGACATAAGGTGTTTCGACGCTTGGGCGGCGATATTTGCCAAGAAGACGACGGATTTTGAATTTAACGTGACGAACAATGTGGTCCAGAAGGAGCGTTTCCGCTACTTCATCAAAGTGCCGGAGCTTGCCGCCTTCTATAATGAAATCACGGACTACCGCACGGCGGAGGATGTGGGCGTTGACCGTCCTGCCAAGAACGAGATACTGCACCATATACCGCCCACGCCGGAACAGGAGGACTTCATACAGAAACTGATGCAGTTCGCCAAGACGGGCGATGCCACCTTGTTGGGCAGGCTGCCGCTTTCGGAAACGGAAGAAAAGGCGAAGATGCTCATCGCCACGGACTATGCCCGGAAAATGGCACTCGACATGCGCATGATAGACCCGAATTACGAAGATCATCCCGACAACAAAGCGAGTCACTGTGCCAAGATGATCGCGGAGTATTATCAAAAATACGACGCCCAGAAAGGCACGCAGTTCGTTTTCTCTGATTTGGGGACATACCAGCCGGGCGACGGGTGGAACGTCTATTCGGAAATCAAGCGCAAACTGACGGAGGACTACGGTATACCGCCAAGCGAGGTGCGCTTCATTCAGGAGTGCAAGACCGACAAGGCGCGGAAGGCGGTGATAGACGCCATGAACGCCGGGACGGTGCGTGTGCTGTTCGGCTCTACCTCTATGCTCGGAACGGGTGTGAACGCCCAGAAACGGTGTGTGGCTATCCATCATCTCGATACGCCGTGGCGACCGTCCGACTTGCAACAGCGTGACGGACGCGGAGTTAGGGCAGGTAATGAGATTGCCAAACATTTCGCCGGGAACAACGTGGATGTAATCATCTACGCGGTGGAGAAGTCACTGGACAGCTACAAGTTCAACCTCCTGCACTGCAAGCAGACTTTCATAAGCCAGCTCAAAAGCGGTGCGATGGGTGCGCGTACCATCGACGAGGGGGCAATGGACGAAAAATCGGGCATGAATTTCTCGGAATACATGGCGTTGCTCTCCGGCAATACCGACCTGTTGGACAAGGCGAAACTGGAAAAGCGGATCGCATCGCTCGAAGGGGAACGCAAGTCGTTCAACAAGGGCAAGCGTGATTCGGAGTTCAAGCTGGAGTCAAAGACCGGCGAGTTGCGCAACAACACGGCTTTCATAGATGCCATGACGGAGGACTGGAACCGCTTCCTGTCGGTGGTGCAGACCGACAAGGAGGGCAACCGCCTTAATATAATAAAGGTGGACGGAGTGGATTCCGCCGATGAGAAGGTCATCGGAAAGCGTTTGCAGGAGATAGCCAAGAATGCCACGACCGGAGGGTTGTACACGCAGGTCGGTGAACTTTACGGTTTTCCGATAAAGGTGGTGAGCGAAAGGATACTCAAAGAGGGATTGGAGTTCACCGACAACCGCTTCGTGGTCGAGGGGAACTACAAGTACACCTACAACAACGGGCATCTGGCGATGGCTGACCCGTTGGCCGCCGCCCGCAACTTCCTCAACGCGATGGAGAGGATACCCTCCATCATCGACCAGTACAAGGCGAAGAACGAGGTGCTGGAGATGGAGATACCGCAGTTACAGGAGATAGCGGGTAAGGTGTGGAAGAAGGAGGACG